A DNA window from Agarivorans sp. TSD2052 contains the following coding sequences:
- a CDS encoding methyl-accepting chemotaxis protein: MVRWFSFKRRAKMSVIRRMYGGFILMVALFIITVALMLDGTSRVHQQLLSVNSNALPLMTYANLTSVNLLIADKTFKDFLTTEDPIKQQEFTDRFEINHQAFSQALEQLTKTSQGIPALSEQLAALIQLEDRYFSESRLAMLNYQNQIAAQKERVITARRFQKLQTELRLGMSDYVNSQDDLAVKLMSKSYFQKLQQTETITSDALASDDPKKIAKAIKNNKRSVTQLNFSYLGLVAQLPELKEKYEQSTKQFIQDVGNKGGVLDLHFQSVKSRDLLYANIAVLASEIDKSLEILSVFRQQADSLKDGAIDNAESIYQDNYKQAFLIGGVVSIFLLFLGWLLAQNVRKPLASILTALEALTDGDMRQRVSGNSFVEFDQLSKHINTLASHLQDILTKLGLTSKNLADVSAQNQSAMSDSSGRLSEQRQQTASVATAMTEMQHSVKDVEASARSSMDKVSDVEQAVRTGTQVMSSNSTTINLLSEQLNESVDVVSDVQKMSVDIGSILDVIQKIAMQTNLLALNAAIEAARAGEQGRGFSVVADEVRVLAKRTTEATSEIESMIKNLQDKSEDASEVIQRCVSEMRNSVEHSEQANNAMQDIQSSIAEISHMSYQIAHAAEEQTTTANNIARNLEDINHVADSNSQSIDLVAKVSNKLDELAHQQNALVLGFKV, from the coding sequence CTAGTGTTAATTTGCTGATCGCAGATAAAACCTTCAAAGACTTCTTAACCACCGAAGACCCGATTAAGCAGCAAGAATTTACCGACCGGTTTGAAATTAACCATCAAGCCTTTAGCCAAGCCCTAGAGCAGTTAACCAAAACTTCACAGGGTATCCCAGCCTTAAGCGAGCAATTAGCGGCCCTTATTCAATTAGAAGACCGTTACTTTTCTGAATCGCGCTTAGCCATGCTTAACTACCAGAATCAAATTGCGGCCCAGAAAGAAAGAGTCATTACTGCTCGCCGTTTTCAAAAGCTGCAAACAGAGTTGCGTTTAGGCATGAGTGATTACGTTAATAGCCAAGACGATTTAGCCGTTAAGTTGATGTCTAAAAGCTATTTTCAAAAACTTCAACAAACTGAAACCATCACATCTGATGCTTTGGCCAGCGACGACCCTAAAAAAATCGCTAAGGCAATTAAAAATAATAAGCGCAGTGTCACTCAACTTAATTTCTCTTATCTTGGCTTGGTGGCTCAGTTACCCGAGTTAAAAGAAAAGTATGAGCAGTCTACTAAACAGTTTATCCAAGACGTGGGTAACAAGGGTGGGGTGCTTGACCTTCACTTTCAATCGGTTAAGTCACGCGATTTACTGTATGCCAATATCGCAGTACTGGCGAGTGAAATAGATAAATCTTTAGAGATACTCAGCGTGTTTCGTCAACAAGCCGATTCGTTAAAAGATGGCGCGATTGATAATGCAGAAAGCATCTATCAAGATAATTACAAGCAAGCGTTTCTAATTGGCGGTGTAGTCAGCATATTTTTACTATTTTTGGGTTGGTTATTAGCCCAAAACGTACGTAAACCATTAGCGTCAATATTGACCGCCTTAGAGGCCTTAACTGACGGAGACATGCGCCAGCGAGTGAGTGGTAATTCATTTGTTGAATTTGATCAGCTTAGCAAACATATCAATACCTTAGCTTCGCACCTTCAAGATATTCTCACTAAACTAGGTTTAACCTCGAAAAACTTAGCCGATGTTTCGGCGCAGAACCAATCGGCAATGTCTGATTCTAGCGGCAGGTTGAGTGAGCAGCGCCAGCAAACTGCATCGGTAGCGACAGCGATGACTGAAATGCAGCACTCGGTTAAAGATGTAGAAGCCAGTGCGCGTAGCTCAATGGACAAAGTCAGCGATGTTGAGCAAGCGGTTCGAACCGGTACTCAAGTGATGAGCAGTAATAGCACGACCATTAATCTGTTATCAGAGCAGCTTAACGAGTCGGTTGATGTGGTTTCAGATGTTCAAAAAATGAGTGTGGATATCGGCTCTATTCTTGATGTGATTCAGAAAATCGCTATGCAAACTAATTTGTTAGCACTTAACGCGGCTATTGAGGCGGCACGTGCTGGCGAGCAGGGGCGAGGCTTTTCTGTGGTGGCTGATGAAGTGCGAGTGCTGGCTAAGCGCACCACTGAAGCCACTAGTGAAATAGAAAGCATGATTAAAAATTTACAAGACAAATCTGAGGATGCCTCAGAGGTTATTCAACGCTGTGTGTCGGAGATGCGCAATAGTGTTGAGCATTCTGAACAAGCCAATAATGCGATGCAAGATATTCAGTCTAGTATCGCTGAAATTAGCCACATGAGTTATCAAATTGCTCATGCTGCAGAAGAGCAAACCACCACCGCGAATAACATTGCGCGTAATCTTGAAGATATAAATCATGTTGCCGACTCAAACAGCCAGTCTATCGATTTAGTGGCAAAAGTCAGTAATAAACTGGATGAATTAGCGCATCAGCAAAATGCGTTGGTGCTAGGTTTTAAAGTATAA
- a CDS encoding LysR family transcriptional regulator, whose translation MNIRKVDLNLLVYLNVLLEERNVSRAASKLSLTQPTMSNALKRLRELFDDPLLVRTAEGMTPTEKANKLKPEIVSLLSMAEKITQPDKDFSPEQSSHTFRIMCNDYLEATLLAPFIQGVLKSCPNINFDLFSPGDIDLLDMEKGNIDLAINRFTSLPKTFHQSSIWRDNFCCLLHKDHPYVQALDLDSYLAAEHVWVNRAGWGAEKAVGSKNSGQKLGWVDEALAQLDQTRNIRVYTRHYGVTSLLLSQPQLIATLPRRYAMLHKDQLELRIVRVPFQIVPIETKMIWSPLLQHSKAHQWLRRSLLAFSHSVEDR comes from the coding sequence GTGAATATTAGAAAGGTTGACCTCAACCTCTTAGTTTATCTCAACGTATTGCTTGAAGAGCGCAATGTATCTCGGGCAGCCAGTAAGTTATCACTTACTCAACCTACCATGAGCAATGCCTTGAAGCGCTTACGCGAGTTGTTTGATGATCCTTTGTTGGTGCGCACCGCCGAAGGCATGACGCCCACCGAGAAAGCCAACAAGTTAAAGCCTGAAATAGTCAGCTTGCTGAGTATGGCAGAAAAAATAACCCAGCCAGATAAAGACTTTTCGCCAGAACAAAGCAGCCATACTTTTCGTATTATGTGTAATGACTACCTAGAGGCCACTTTGCTTGCACCATTTATTCAAGGGGTGCTGAAATCCTGTCCCAATATTAATTTCGATCTATTTAGTCCCGGTGATATAGATCTATTGGATATGGAAAAGGGCAATATTGACTTAGCGATTAATCGTTTTACGAGTTTGCCTAAAACCTTCCATCAATCGAGCATCTGGCGCGACAACTTTTGTTGCTTACTGCATAAAGATCACCCTTACGTACAAGCCTTAGATCTCGATAGTTATTTAGCCGCAGAGCATGTTTGGGTAAATCGAGCAGGCTGGGGGGCAGAGAAGGCGGTGGGGAGTAAAAACTCGGGCCAAAAACTAGGCTGGGTAGATGAGGCCTTAGCCCAGCTTGACCAAACCAGGAATATTCGCGTTTATACAAGGCATTATGGCGTAACGAGTTTGTTGCTGTCTCAGCCACAACTCATTGCTACCTTGCCAAGACGCTATGCGATGTTACATAAAGATCAGCTTGAGTTACGGATTGTTCGTGTGCCGTTTCAAATAGTGCCCATTGAGACCAAAATGATTTGGAGTCCTTTGTTACAACACTCTAAAGCGCATCAATGGCTGCGGCGCTCGTTACTGGCGTTTTCCCACTCGGTGGAAGATAGATAA
- a CDS encoding methyl-accepting chemotaxis protein — translation MKLQSKLLLSTSTLTVFFVITSCLILGGITISESKKLLLVNAENQLISNRNQVAKQVEGYFGTIRGQIETSASNLMYQEAMAQFKTAFFERPLANTSNQTLEQYYTQDFSAEYSKQNPGETSPSSMALKQLSQRTKEFQQVFIADNPAPLGSKDQLTNIDETSAYAQAHSKYHSAIHHFQKEFGYYDVFLVEPDNGYIVYSVFKELDFATSLKEGPYQHTNIGQVFKQVIQTKQTVLTDFAAYPPSYDAQAAFIASPIMANNSVIGVLIFQMPIDRLNSIMTHDNSWKTSGLGDSGETYLIGQDGLMRSDARFLIEDLAAYLTAMQNLGMSEQNIEKMRAKQTSMGLQKIDTQGSQAAIAGKTGTAVFDDYRGVSVVSAYQPLSIEGVSWSVLSEMDESEALYLASQIQEKTISSLVGLAIAALIIASIVGWLLAKTITAPIRNMLTTVSQLSSGQGDLRIRLAEKGSDEISTLAKGVNLFIGYLDQTYSQLMGSIIRMTPMSEDVKDINGSLTVYAKNTQEQSENVREQLTLALNSSHSVNQELNNIKSAAEHATGEIIVGRDTVGSTANKMAALKQNIVSTSSAVSQLETDTDEIVRIVDVIKGIAEQTNLLALNASIEAARAGEMGRGFAVVADEVRGLASRTKESVDDVTNIVNKITLSTTQVTNIMEQGLASTEECSIKVNQTQSSWEDIETAITTIEKYVQSIDSAIQGQLQCLSDVSDNFQQMDSSFDNTLESIHLCDHVSSDIGKLGERLLELTNSFQVTDNQFSSQRREKVRAANSDESNGK, via the coding sequence ATGAAATTACAATCCAAGCTTTTGCTGAGTACCTCAACGCTCACTGTATTTTTTGTCATTACCAGCTGTTTAATCCTTGGCGGCATTACCATCTCTGAGTCGAAAAAGTTATTACTGGTGAACGCTGAAAATCAGCTCATTTCCAACCGAAATCAAGTGGCTAAACAGGTTGAAGGTTATTTTGGAACGATACGAGGCCAAATAGAAACCTCAGCCAGTAACTTAATGTACCAAGAGGCAATGGCGCAATTTAAAACGGCCTTTTTCGAGCGCCCCTTAGCCAATACATCAAATCAAACCTTAGAGCAGTACTATACTCAAGATTTTTCTGCTGAATATAGCAAGCAAAACCCTGGCGAAACGTCCCCTTCCAGCATGGCTCTTAAGCAACTGTCGCAACGCACTAAAGAGTTTCAACAAGTATTTATTGCTGATAACCCCGCTCCCTTAGGCAGTAAAGACCAGCTCACTAATATTGACGAAACAAGCGCGTATGCTCAAGCACACAGCAAATACCATTCAGCTATCCATCATTTTCAAAAAGAATTTGGTTACTACGATGTATTTTTAGTCGAGCCCGATAATGGCTACATTGTCTATTCGGTGTTTAAAGAGTTAGATTTTGCAACGTCCTTAAAAGAAGGGCCATATCAACACACCAACATTGGCCAAGTCTTCAAGCAAGTAATACAAACCAAGCAAACCGTTTTAACCGACTTTGCCGCTTACCCGCCTTCCTATGATGCCCAAGCGGCCTTTATCGCGAGTCCCATTATGGCCAATAATAGCGTGATCGGTGTATTAATTTTTCAAATGCCCATCGACCGGCTAAATAGCATCATGACTCATGACAATAGTTGGAAAACATCCGGCTTAGGAGATAGCGGTGAAACCTATTTGATCGGTCAAGATGGCTTAATGCGCTCTGATGCGCGTTTTTTGATTGAAGATTTAGCCGCCTATTTAACAGCAATGCAAAATTTGGGGATGTCAGAACAGAACATTGAAAAGATGAGAGCCAAACAAACCTCTATGGGGCTGCAAAAAATCGATACCCAAGGCAGTCAGGCGGCCATTGCCGGAAAAACCGGAACCGCTGTATTTGATGATTATCGCGGGGTGAGTGTTGTGTCGGCTTACCAGCCTTTATCTATTGAGGGGGTGAGCTGGAGTGTATTAAGTGAAATGGATGAAAGTGAAGCCTTGTACTTAGCCAGCCAAATACAAGAGAAAACCATTAGTAGCTTAGTTGGCTTAGCTATTGCGGCCTTGATTATTGCCAGTATCGTTGGCTGGCTGCTAGCGAAAACCATTACTGCGCCAATCAGAAACATGCTAACGACTGTCAGCCAGCTGTCTTCAGGACAAGGTGATCTTAGGATCAGGCTTGCCGAAAAAGGCAGCGATGAGATATCCACCCTAGCCAAGGGGGTAAATCTGTTTATCGGCTATTTAGACCAAACTTATTCGCAATTAATGGGCTCTATTATTAGAATGACGCCCATGTCTGAAGACGTTAAAGACATTAATGGTTCACTCACTGTTTACGCTAAAAACACTCAAGAGCAATCGGAAAATGTCCGCGAACAACTGACCCTAGCCTTAAATAGCAGCCACTCCGTCAATCAAGAGCTTAACAATATAAAATCGGCGGCAGAACACGCCACCGGTGAAATCATCGTAGGTCGGGATACGGTAGGTTCAACAGCGAACAAAATGGCGGCACTAAAACAAAATATTGTTAGTACCTCGTCTGCAGTAAGCCAGCTAGAAACCGATACCGACGAAATTGTCAGAATTGTTGATGTGATAAAAGGGATTGCAGAACAAACCAACTTATTAGCGTTAAACGCCTCCATTGAGGCTGCTCGAGCAGGAGAAATGGGCAGAGGTTTCGCGGTGGTAGCCGATGAGGTTCGTGGGCTTGCATCAAGAACAAAAGAGTCTGTAGATGATGTCACCAACATAGTGAATAAGATTACCCTCAGCACCACCCAGGTAACTAACATCATGGAGCAGGGATTAGCCTCAACGGAAGAATGCTCAATCAAAGTCAACCAAACGCAAAGCAGCTGGGAGGACATTGAAACGGCAATTACCACCATTGAAAAGTATGTGCAGAGCATCGACTCAGCAATTCAGGGGCAACTTCAATGCCTGTCAGATGTATCTGACAACTTTCAGCAAATGGATTCAAGCTTTGATAACACCTTGGAATCGATTCACTTGTGTGATCATGTGAGTAGCGATATCGGTAAACTGGGAGAACGCCTATTAGAATTAACCAATAGCTTTCAAGTCACCGACAATCAATTTTCTAGCCAACGGCGCGAAAAAGTAAGAGCGGCAAATAGTGACGAAAGCAACGGGAAATAA
- the icd gene encoding NADP-dependent isocitrate dehydrogenase, with protein MRYQHIVPPKDGEKITLDHHQVLQVPNKPIIAYIEGDGVGVDISPVMLKVVDAAVAKAYGADRKIMWMEVFNGEKAANMYDGDWFPQETLGAIREHRVAIKGPLTTPIGGGFRSLNISLRQEMDLFVNIRPIRWFEGVPSPLKHPELTDMVVFRENSEDIYSGIEWKAGSPAAERVIDFLQQEMGVSKIRFSEECGIGIKHISEQGSKRLIRHAIQYALEHKRASVTLVHKGNIMKFTEGAFKNWGYELAEQEFGARLHNNGYWLEIPRGEQQAPLIIKDIISDSMFQQVTLHPELYDVIATMNQNGDLLADALAAHVGGIGIAPGANMSSEVAFFEPTHGTVPRLAGQDKVNPCSIILCAQMMLKHIGWIEAAELISQGVNGAIGARTVTYDFARMIEDATEVSCSAFGDAVIKHMDSAHST; from the coding sequence ATGCGTTACCAACATATTGTGCCGCCAAAAGATGGCGAAAAAATCACGCTAGACCACCACCAAGTATTACAAGTGCCGAATAAACCGATCATTGCTTATATCGAGGGAGACGGTGTAGGGGTAGATATAAGCCCAGTCATGCTTAAGGTGGTAGATGCTGCGGTCGCCAAAGCCTATGGTGCTGACCGAAAGATAATGTGGATGGAGGTATTTAATGGCGAAAAGGCCGCCAATATGTACGATGGAGACTGGTTTCCACAAGAGACCTTAGGCGCAATTAGAGAGCACCGAGTCGCAATTAAAGGGCCCTTAACCACGCCTATCGGTGGGGGCTTTCGTTCACTAAACATATCATTGCGTCAAGAAATGGACTTATTTGTCAATATTCGTCCTATACGCTGGTTTGAGGGCGTACCTTCTCCCCTTAAACACCCTGAGTTAACCGATATGGTGGTATTTAGAGAAAACTCTGAAGACATTTATAGTGGTATAGAGTGGAAAGCCGGCAGTCCCGCCGCTGAGCGAGTGATTGATTTTCTTCAGCAAGAAATGGGCGTCAGCAAAATACGTTTTAGTGAAGAATGTGGCATTGGCATCAAACATATTTCAGAGCAGGGCTCGAAGCGTTTGATTCGCCATGCTATCCAATACGCCTTAGAGCATAAGCGGGCATCGGTTACCTTGGTGCACAAAGGTAACATCATGAAGTTTACTGAGGGCGCGTTTAAGAATTGGGGCTATGAGTTAGCAGAACAAGAGTTTGGCGCACGCCTTCACAATAACGGCTATTGGTTAGAAATTCCACGCGGTGAGCAACAAGCACCATTAATCATCAAAGACATTATCTCCGATAGTATGTTTCAACAAGTCACCTTGCATCCAGAACTGTATGACGTTATCGCCACCATGAACCAAAATGGGGATTTGTTGGCTGACGCGCTGGCTGCACATGTTGGTGGCATTGGGATTGCACCTGGCGCCAATATGAGTAGTGAAGTGGCCTTTTTTGAACCCACTCATGGCACTGTGCCTCGCCTTGCTGGACAAGATAAAGTCAATCCTTGTTCGATTATTTTATGCGCCCAAATGATGCTAAAACACATTGGCTGGATAGAGGCGGCAGAATTAATTAGCCAAGGTGTCAATGGCGCCATAGGTGCGCGCACCGTTACCTACGACTTTGCCCGTATGATAGAAGATGCTACCGAAGTAAGCTGCTCAGCATTTGGTGATGCGGTGATAAAACATATGGATAGTGCCCACTCAACTTGA
- a CDS encoding carbohydrate porin produces MRFKILSAAVVLALLPMTVFAETETETETETETDINVNADLEEQVASSQPVILTPSNELEEGVIFSGYARYGLHYSDDIKHYVLAEGQLAGNATGRLGNEGNGGEFQFAKAFQNEGGALWDVVLMLENWSKYKINLESGETVSEYGDIALKKFYAGGTNVFASQPNAYIWAGRDFHQRPQQELNDYFWMTHDGQGGGIYNLELGAAAKLDFSVVGQVDGPGDNGNYAFTSKLHSIGVTDSINMSVLFNYGFENDQYDEDGDRTNEAKISAYQVAAVFDQNWSQGRNQLIVRYADNTDTSVYSKVADLTTLFVSVEGLANLDRHFSLAYLAGYHNSDTKPADEARTNYSAIMRPMYRWNATHSTWVEAGYSLVDYEQGGKNTAWKVTLSQNVTLNTFANSRPMLRFYATVGEADNQIRANELVAAKQDTLALGAMFEAWW; encoded by the coding sequence ATGAGATTTAAAATTCTTTCCGCGGCTGTGGTTTTAGCATTATTACCAATGACTGTTTTTGCTGAAACTGAAACTGAAACTGAAACTGAAACTGAAACCGATATAAATGTAAATGCTGATTTAGAAGAGCAAGTGGCTAGCTCCCAGCCTGTCATTCTCACTCCAAGCAATGAGCTTGAAGAAGGCGTCATATTCTCTGGTTACGCTCGCTATGGTTTACATTATTCTGATGATATTAAACATTATGTGCTTGCCGAAGGTCAGTTAGCAGGTAATGCCACGGGGCGCTTAGGTAACGAAGGTAACGGCGGTGAATTCCAGTTTGCTAAAGCATTTCAAAATGAGGGAGGGGCACTGTGGGACGTAGTGCTAATGCTAGAGAATTGGTCTAAATATAAAATCAATTTAGAAAGCGGTGAAACCGTTTCTGAGTATGGTGATATTGCACTTAAAAAATTCTATGCGGGTGGCACCAATGTTTTTGCCTCTCAACCCAATGCCTACATTTGGGCGGGGCGAGACTTTCATCAGCGCCCACAACAAGAACTAAATGACTACTTCTGGATGACCCACGATGGTCAAGGTGGTGGTATTTACAATCTAGAATTGGGGGCTGCCGCTAAATTAGACTTTTCGGTGGTGGGGCAAGTTGACGGCCCCGGTGATAACGGTAACTACGCCTTTACTTCTAAGTTGCACAGCATCGGAGTTACCGACTCAATTAACATGAGCGTTCTATTTAATTACGGGTTTGAGAACGATCAATACGATGAAGACGGCGATCGCACTAACGAAGCTAAAATTAGCGCTTATCAAGTAGCCGCAGTGTTTGACCAAAACTGGTCGCAAGGGCGTAATCAACTGATTGTGCGTTATGCAGATAACACCGATACCAGTGTTTATAGCAAGGTCGCAGACCTAACTACTTTATTTGTGAGTGTAGAAGGCTTGGCGAATCTTGATAGGCATTTTAGTCTTGCTTATTTAGCGGGATATCATAATTCTGATACCAAACCAGCAGATGAAGCACGTACTAACTACAGCGCTATTATGCGCCCAATGTATCGTTGGAACGCCACGCACTCAACTTGGGTAGAAGCGGGTTACTCGCTGGTTGATTATGAGCAAGGTGGCAAGAATACCGCTTGGAAAGTCACGCTTTCTCAGAACGTAACGCTAAATACATTTGCTAATAGCCGTCCGATGCTACGTTTCTACGCGACAGTAGGGGAAGCTGATAACCAAATTCGGGCTAACGAGCTTGTAGCGGCTAAGCAAGATACTTTAGCGTTAGGTGCAATGTTTGAAGCTTGGTGGTAA
- a CDS encoding carbohydrate porin, whose product MKFKLLSAAVALALSPMTVLAEAEADVNVNADLEEQVAKSQPIVLTPSNELEKGVIFSGYARYGLHYSDDINHYVGAEGQLAGNATGRLGNEGNGGEFQFAKAFQSDSGAIWDVVLMLENWWKYTSDLDSGETVSEYGDIALKKFYAGGTNVLASQPNAYIWAGRDFHQRPQQDLNDYFWMTHDGQGGGIYNLELGDAAKLDFSVVGQVDGPGDNGNYAFTSKLHSIGITDSINMSVLFNYGFENDQYDENGDRTNEDKISAYQVAAVFDQNWSQGRNQLIMRYADNTDTSTFNKVEDLTTLYVSLEGAVNFNESFSLGYLGAYHDYDAKSSDDNRTNYSGIVRPMYSWNETHSTWLEAGYSVVDYDQGGKNTAWKVTLSQNVTLNAFANSRPMLRFYATVGEADNQVRSNELLEAKQDTLALGAMFESWW is encoded by the coding sequence ATGAAATTTAAATTACTCTCCGCTGCTGTGGCTTTAGCGTTATCTCCAATGACAGTGTTGGCTGAAGCCGAAGCTGATGTAAATGTAAATGCTGATTTAGAAGAGCAGGTGGCTAAGTCTCAGCCTATCGTTCTTACGCCAAGTAATGAGCTTGAAAAAGGTGTCATATTCTCTGGCTATGCTCGTTACGGCTTACATTATTCTGATGATATCAATCACTATGTTGGCGCCGAAGGACAGTTGGCGGGTAATGCCACGGGCCGTTTAGGTAACGAAGGTAACGGTGGTGAATTCCAATTTGCTAAAGCATTTCAAAGTGACAGTGGTGCCATTTGGGATGTGGTACTGATGCTTGAAAACTGGTGGAAATATACCTCAGATTTAGATAGTGGTGAAACCGTTTCTGAGTATGGCGATATTGCACTGAAAAAATTCTATGCGGGTGGTACCAATGTTTTGGCTTCTCAACCCAATGCCTACATTTGGGCCGGTCGAGATTTTCATCAGCGCCCACAACAAGATCTCAATGACTACTTCTGGATGACCCACGATGGTCAAGGTGGTGGTATTTACAATTTGGAATTGGGTGATGCCGCTAAATTGGATTTCTCGGTTGTCGGTCAAGTTGACGGCCCCGGTGACAACGGCAACTACGCGTTTACTTCTAAGCTACACAGCATCGGGATTACCGACTCAATAAACATGAGCGTACTGTTTAACTACGGCTTTGAAAACGATCAATACGATGAGAACGGCGATCGCACTAACGAAGACAAAATTAGTGCTTACCAAGTGGCTGCGGTATTTGACCAAAACTGGTCGCAAGGGCGTAATCAACTGATTATGCGTTATGCTGATAACACCGACACCAGTACCTTTAATAAAGTAGAAGATCTAACCACCTTATACGTAAGTTTAGAAGGGGCGGTGAACTTTAATGAAAGCTTTAGCTTAGGTTACTTAGGGGCTTATCATGACTATGATGCTAAGTCGTCAGATGACAATCGTACTAACTACAGTGGCATTGTACGCCCAATGTATAGCTGGAACGAAACGCATTCTACTTGGTTAGAAGCGGGTTACTCTGTTGTTGACTATGACCAAGGTGGCAAAAATACCGCTTGGAAAGTCACGCTTTCTCAGAACGTTACGCTAAATGCATTTGCTAACAGCCGTCCGATGTTACGCTTCTACGCGACAGTGGGTGAAGCTGACAACCAAGTACGCTCTAATGAGCTTCTTGAAGCAAAACAAGATACCTTAGCATTAGGTGCGATGTTTGAATCTTGGTGGTAA
- a CDS encoding endo-1,4-beta-xylanase, producing MRLLSSALLPIAISMALSGCGSSSSEPSEPIRVPEIESLKALSSIYMGTAVPAGYEGQFSNGIETRPDLQDVVIQHFDQITAENIMKSAYIQPRQGDFTFDDADTLVDWALANNITVHAHALVWHSQMPSWMSSYSGDWSAMMEDHVTTVADHFKGRVVSWDVVNEAFDDSNTGGYAPYRSSPWYNNLGKDFIPEAFKMARAADANAELFYNDYNIEDDGAKLNSVLRMVEELQAANVPIDGIGFQMHVNYDWPSITDIGKSFARAADTGLKVKVTELDIKMNPNGNNNSFDNARAEEQKQRYKEIVAAYYSNVPANQRGGITVWGVSDADSWIPGFTGHNDWPLLFNNQLEQKPAIEGVAEALQ from the coding sequence ATGCGTTTACTGTCTTCAGCTTTACTTCCTATAGCAATAAGCATGGCCCTTAGCGGCTGTGGTAGCTCTAGCTCAGAGCCCAGCGAACCGATTCGTGTACCAGAAATTGAGAGTTTAAAAGCCCTTAGCTCTATTTATATGGGAACCGCTGTTCCCGCTGGATATGAAGGCCAATTTTCTAACGGCATAGAAACCCGTCCAGATCTACAAGACGTGGTTATTCAACACTTTGACCAAATTACCGCTGAAAACATCATGAAATCGGCTTATATTCAACCACGCCAAGGTGATTTCACCTTCGATGATGCCGATACGTTGGTTGATTGGGCCCTTGCTAATAACATTACCGTACATGCCCACGCTTTGGTCTGGCATTCACAAATGCCGAGCTGGATGAGCAGCTATAGCGGCGACTGGTCAGCGATGATGGAAGATCACGTCACTACCGTTGCCGATCACTTTAAGGGCCGCGTAGTCAGTTGGGATGTTGTAAACGAAGCCTTTGATGACAGTAACACCGGCGGTTACGCACCTTACCGTAGTAGCCCTTGGTACAATAATTTAGGCAAAGACTTTATTCCTGAAGCATTTAAAATGGCGCGTGCTGCCGATGCAAACGCCGAGCTCTTTTACAACGATTACAATATTGAAGACGATGGCGCAAAACTTAACTCGGTATTGAGAATGGTGGAAGAATTGCAAGCCGCGAACGTGCCGATTGACGGCATAGGTTTTCAAATGCATGTTAACTACGACTGGCCAAGCATCACTGACATTGGCAAATCGTTTGCCAGAGCCGCTGACACCGGTCTAAAAGTTAAAGTGACTGAGCTTGACATAAAAATGAACCCTAACGGCAATAATAACTCATTTGACAACGCGAGAGCCGAAGAGCAAAAACAGCGCTATAAAGAGATTGTTGCCGCCTATTACAGCAATGTACCCGCTAACCAACGTGGTGGTATTACGGTATGGGGCGTGAGTGATGCTGACAGCTGGATCCCAGGATTCACCGGGCATAATGATTGGCCATTATTATTTAACAATCAGCTAGAGCAAAAACCTGCGATAGAGGGTGTAGCCGAAGCACTGCAATAA